In the Desulfuromonas sp. DDH964 genome, TCCTTCCTGGACCAAATCCTCGATCTCGGCAATTTCATCGGCGTCCGAGGTGAATGCGTAGTAGCTGAAGGGATCGACCATCAGTCGCCCCACCCCGACGCCGAACGGTGTGTCCATGAAGATCTCCGAGTAACGGGGTTTGCGGCTCTTGACGCTTTTGAGCATCTGCATGGAAAACGGGTCGTAATTGATCAGCTTCTGGGCCGCCGCCCGCTCGAAGTCCCCCGATTCCAGGTAGAACTTGAAGGCGCTGTTCCCCTGGATGACGTCTCCGACAGGTCCGAACTGCTTGAGGTCGAGAATGGACTGGGTAATGACATTGAACGAGCCCTTGAATTTCCGGGCTCGCCGGTAGCCCTCCTCGATGACCTCCTGAAGGTGCCCCGACTTTCCGAGAAACTTCCACGCCTCGTCGAAAATGACGAACCGGGGTGTTTTGCGGTCCGAAAGATAGAGATCCTTGGTGACGGCATTGATGATCTGCAGGGTAACCACCCGGAAGAGTTCCTTCTTCGGCTCAAGGTGTTCCAACTCCAGCACCACGAAGTCGTCGTTCGAGATGTCAAAGGTCGAGGGGCCGTTGAAGAAGCGCCCGTAGGGTCCTCGGCTGGTGAAGTCTTCGATGTTGAACGCCAGCTTTTCCGCAGCCGCGAGGATCTCTCCGTTGTGCCCGCCATGATCCTTGTAATCCGAAAGGTAACGATGCACCGTGTCGACACCGGACGCGTTCCCCTCCTGGTCCCAAGCCCAACGCACCGCGTTCTTGATCAGCGTCATCTCGATCTCGCTCGGCGGTGTTTCGGTGGTCGAATAGACCATTTGGGCGATGATCGGCGCGATCACCGGGATGTCGTGTTCCGGCTCGATGATTTTGGTGAAGGGGTTGATGCAGATGTCCGCCTCGTCTGTGAAGTCCAGGTAACGGGCTCCGCACATCTTGGTCATCTTCTGGTAGCTGCCACCGATGTCGATGATGCGGATTTTGGCTCCGGCCGAAAAATAGTTGGTGACCAGGTAGTTGATGAAAAAGCTCTTGCCGGAACCGCTGGAAGCCGCGATGAAGGCATTGTGGTTGATTGCTTCCTTGTCCATCAGGTCGAGACCAGCGACCTGGCCCTTGCGCGAGGCGAAAATCATCTGCGGGCGTCCGACTCCGGAGAAATCCCCCTGGACAGGAAGGATGGTTGAAACCGTACCCGCAGGTACGATGTAGTCCCGCTCCAACTGGTCGACGTTTCTGCCGGTGTCGTAGAGACCGAATGGCAGCGCGGAGATCAGCATGACCGGAAGAATTCCGCGATCCTCCTGCATCAGGTATCCTTGGCCTTCCCAGAGTCGCCTTGCGCGATCCAGGGCTCGCCTGGCCTTGTCTGGAGCGTCATACACCCACATGACAGGGATGATCTTGTAGAATTTGGCCCCTTTGTCGATCTCGCCGGTCGCCCAGAGATATTCCTCCTTTTTGCGTGACAGACTCGGTGCGAACGAGCCGACGCCCTGCTGCATCAGGATCATGTTGCACTTGGCGTGCAGCTTGGTTTTCTGGTCCTCCAGCAGGACGTTCAAGCAGTAAAGAAACGGACCGGGAAGCTGGTCCGCGTCGGACGATCCCCCCTCGATGCCACCGAAGAGCTGATTGGTTTGCAGCGGGTTGACTTCCGGGGGGTATCCTTTGGGAGTCAGACAGCGCCACTCGCGCTCCCCGATGCGCACGTGGTCGAAAGCCTTGCTTGTCACCGTCTCCGCGAAGATCGCCTGCTTTCTGATCGGGATAGTCTCGTCGTAATGCCCAAGATCCCCGGAAGGAGAATCGTTCAGCAACCGGCGAAGCCAGTCGAGCAGGTGCGACGGTGTTACCGACTTGGGATGGAGTGACGCGCCGGCCAGCGCTTCCTCGGCCATGCCGGCGATATCGGCCACGTTGGCTTTTTTATCTCGGGGCCATTTCGCAGAGAAAAAGACCCGGAAATTCCTCAGCAGCGGTCCGGTTGTCTCCCAACCCCCCGTCGCCCCGGTGCGAAAATGGTCCGTAAGGGCGGAGGAGATTTGCTCGAACAACTCCCCTCGTTTGCCTTTGAGGTTTTTGAAGTCCGCCAAGATCGGGTCGACATGGGGATCTCCGTGCAGGATGAACTGGAGAATGGTTCCTGCCGGGAAGTCGATGCGGAAAAGTCCATCCAGGGCCCGCATGGTTTTTTCACCGGCAAAGACAACCGGCGAGCATTCCCAGAGCAGTCCAAGGGTGTCGTCGTTGTTCAAGTAGATTCTGGTGTCCGGATCGTAGGCGATATAGGGCAGATAGCTTGACAGCGTGCTACGCCGCGTATCACGAGCCAGTTGCCCTTTTGTCAGCCCCCCGTCACCAAAAAGAAGGGTTGCAAGACCCATTATTGCTCTCCCATGGGCGTTTTCGTCGGGTCGGTCAAGATCCAGCGCGGACGGTCGGTGAAAATGTAGGCGTAGCGGTAGAGATAGAGTTCCTCGTCCTTCCCCTCATAGGGAAGCATCAGAACCCGCATCACTTTGGACGGAACGACCATCGGCGTTTCCGGTTCCTTCAGCAATCCGGCCATGCGTCCATAAAGAGCCTCTTGATAATCTCCAGTGCTCGGCTGGCTCGACATGCCGAGCGGATTCCCTCTCGACTCGTGATAGGCGTCCTCAACGGACACGCATTTTCCGTTGTCCGTCTCCGGGCATTTGAAGTCGCCTGCGTAAGGATTCAGACAGCCGCTCAACGTCAGGAGCAAAAAAGGGGAAAGCAGCAACCATCTCATCAATTTTTCTCCTTATCGGGATCTCGCAGCTCCAGCATGATTCCCTCTTCAATCACCAGCGTGACATCCTTCGTCGCGCCAACCTCGATGACAGGCAATGCCTGTTTGGCGAGGTCGAGGTAGAACTTCTGGGTGTCCTTGAATGCGGAAGCCAGGCCGCTCCCGGCCCCGTATTGCAGGGCATCGCCGGTATTGATCGTCTGCGTTGTCCCAAGAGGACTTGTGCTGGTTATGGTGTTTTGGGCCGCGACATATTCCCCGAGCCCACCGAAAAATCCCGCGATCATGGACCTGGCGATCGCACTGCCCATCCTGCTGACGACTCTCCCCTTGAGGCCAATCTTGCCGTCCTGGTCTACGAGGAACCCTTTGATTTTCTGGTCGATGACCGACTGCCCTTCCCGGGTCAGGCAGGAAAGGGAAACCAGTCGCATGTGTGCTCGCTCGTCAGCGAGGTTCCCAAGCCCCTCCGCGATAACGAAGCACCCCTTGAGATCCGCTTTGACGCTGTTCGGCAATACCGCCAGGTCCTTGATTCGGAGCAACGCCGGGACTGGGCTCCCTTTTGCGGATTCCGAGGTCGGTGCGTCCAGGCCGGAAAGTAGGGTCGCCGCCATGAAGGAGGGAGGAAGATAGATCCTCTGACCATCCGCTTTTTTTTTATCCGCGACGATCTCCGACACCGGGGCCGAAATCATGCCGATGTCACCGACGGCGACAATCTCCTCGGGAGGAGGCGGCGCTGCGGATTGCGACGGCATCGCGGGATAAACCGTCCCTGGAGGAGGTGGCGGAGGGTATTTCAAGGTGTCTACCGTGGTCACTGGACGCTCCGTTGATGGAGGACCCGGACTGTTCTCCTGACCTTCTTTTTCCCTGTCCTGGTCCTTTTCCATCAAGGTGGCCAGTTGCCCCCGCAGCTCCTCCATCTGGCGGTCGCGTTTCGCCAGCTCTCTTTGTGATTGTTGGTACAGGGACTTCTGCAGCATGCCCGGCGATTGAATCAGAGATGTGGACTTCTCCTCGGTACGCGGATGCGGGACGGGTTTGGATCGCATTTGGTAACCACCCGCGCCCAGCAACAAGACCAGGGCGATCGTCCCGGCCAGAACGAACTTTCTCTTTCGTTCGGGAGCAAGGGTTTTCCAGGTTTCCTTAAGGGCCATCTGTCCCCTCCTCATTGACCGGCTGGAATACCGGCTTTTTACTTCCGGAGGCCTTGTCCACGGTCTGTTTGATCATTGGTGATGGAGAATCAGGGTCTCTTCGCTCCACAACAAAAACCCTGGAATGACTCCCATCGCTCAAGAGCAATTCATCCACCGCGACCGCCAGTGGCTGACTGGTCAATTCGGAGCGGAGAAATTCCTGCTCTGTCAGGCGGACCGGTTCCGTTCCGGATTTGAGAGAGACTCGATATTCGCGCACAGCGAGACCTTCGCCCTCAACGACGATTTCCCGGGTGAAGCTCATCCAGAGCACGGGGAAGAGATTTATCTGGCGGTTGACGACTCTGACCTCATAGCTCTCGGGGAGCTGGTCGGTGTAGGTCTGCCGGATCAGGGTGAGGATCTTTTTCTCCAACGGCATCCCGTTGAAGAGGGAGAGGTTTTGCTGGATTTTCTGTTTCTTCCCGCTTGATAGGCGAATGGTTTGCGCCGGGACTCTTTGAGGCATTCCAACCAGACTGTAGATATCTCCTCCGCAGACCACATAGAATTCGGAAGGAACTTCGGTGTAGATCATCTCCTCCCCTTTTTTGATGACCTGGAATTTGAGGAAGGCGTTGCCGTCGGTGATCTTCACCTTGACGCCTTTCTCCTGGCTGAACACCACATCCTTGATGCCATCTGGGCACACCAGGCGATTAACGTCGGTGTTTGATAGTCTCACCTTGGTTGTCACTTCCGGCAGGATGACCGTGGGCCAAACCTCAGAGATTCCCTTATCGGCATAAGCAAGGGTCAAGGACCCCGCCCATACGAGACCGCCCAAAATGGCGATTTGCATTCGATTCCAGCGCATTAATTCTTCCTCTCCGCAAAGTCATTGATCCAGAAACGGCCATCCCGGATTTGATAGGCGAGCCTGTAGACCAACTGTTTTTCATCCGTTTTCTGGTCTTGGACAAACATCTGCCGGGTTCCGGTGATGTCGAGGATTTTCTGCTCCGGGTGGTTGGTCATGTCCGCGATAAAGAAGACGCTCGACGCTCCGGCCGTCTCCACTGTGTCCGCTGCCTCATAGAGCTGCTCCTTCGCGCTTGCGAAGCGCTCCGGAGAGAACAGGGACAAGAGCTCTTCATATTGCTGTCTTACGGTTCCGGGGTTGTAGCTCAGGCCAAGCCCGGCGACATACCGTCCCATTTCACGCAAATAGGTCGTATCCGCCGAGGAACCGGATACCGACACCTTGTTCGGGTTGCCTACCGGGATCAGGATGGTGCGCTTCTGATCCAAAACAGAGAAGAGGAGCAAGCAGTTGAAGACCTGCAGCCCTCCGATCAGAAAAACGATCAGCCTTAACAAGCGCCGTTCCGCGAAGAGATTGCTGGTCTTCTGCACGAAGAGATCGAACTTCATTCGACGAACTCCTCTTCGAAAAAGGTCGGATAGCCGTGCAGCTTGGTCCAGCCGATCATGTAAAACATGTGCCGCAAAAATCCTCGTGGATAGCGGCGCTTCAACAGTCCATAGGTCACCGGGCCAGCAATCATTCCCAACCAGAAGATTCCTCCAAAAACCATGGCGAGCAGATACCCGATGACCATGATGGAAAGGTCATCCGGTTCAAACCAAAGGAGTTGGTAGGGGCTGGAAAGGTATTGGGGCATTTTCTTTTCCATGGGCTTCTCCAAAGAAGGGGGGGCGGGGACCCCCTTTCCTTTTCAGATCATCATTCCAAGGCTTGTGACGATTGTGTCTGCCTTGATGACCATGCCTCCAGCGGCGACTGTGAACGCGGCGGGGAGGTATGCGCCACGCGGCAGCATGGATGCCCCCCAGATCACGAGAGCCAGGCCGGCGATGAAGCCGATGGCTCCCTGGAGCATTTTCACAACCACAATGTCGTACATGGTGTAGGCGAATCCGGTCGTTGCCGGAGCGGTGATGGCCAGCACGGGGCCGGCGCAGAAAAGCAGTAGAAGAGTGAAGAGAAACACCTTTTTCATCGGAAAAACTCCTTCATTGTTTTGATGGTTGGTCGAGCAAGGCGGCGATTGCGGCGAGATCGGCACCCTTGATTGCGGTTCCGTCAACCCAGATGGTCGGTGTTCCCCGCACACCGAGCATTCCTCCGAGCTGCAGATGCTCGTCCAGGAGAGTTTCTTGGCAACCGTTCGCCAGTGGTGGTAAGGCCTCGCTATCCCATGCCCCGGCATAGACCTCTCGCATGGCCCTTTCTCTGTCATCACTGCACAGGATGTATCGAGCCTTGGGCGCAGCTTTCGGATGGAGTCCTGCGATTGGGTAAAAGAAAACATGCCGGGTCACGTCTGAACGATTCGCGAAAAATGCGTCGACCTTGCGGCAGAAAGGGCAATCCGGATCGGTGAACTCAATCACCTGGTGTGGGCCATTGCCGATGGTCAGCGATTTCTGGAGAGGGAGGCGCTTGATCTTTTCCGCGATGACCTGTTCACGGCGTTCAGCAGTGAGGCTGCGACCATCCTTGGTCCAGATTTCTCCGAAAACGAGGTGACCGGTCGGGCTGAAGTAAAAAATCTGATCACCCGCTGTTACCTCGAAGAGCCCGGGTATTGGCGTTGGACCAAACCCGTCAATAGTCGTATTGGGCAGAAGCTGGGAAAGCTGATCGACAGGATCTCCAGCCGGGTCTTCTGCGAGTGCGGGCTGAATTCCTAAAAACGCAGCCAGTATCAGACAAAGGGTAAATCTCATTTTTCCTCCTCGATGACGACCCTTCGGTTTTTACTCAGGTCCGTGGTGGACACAGGGCAGCACTCGCCCTTGCCTATGACGGTGGTGAGGGTGACCCCTCGACTTTGTAGATAATTGGCGACCGCTTCGGCTCTGCTCCGGGACAGCTTGTCGTTGTAAGCCTCTTTACCGATCGAGCAGGTATAGCCAGTGACTTTCACTTTGATGTTGTGTGGGATCTTGTTCAGAAGGTCTAAATCGTCCCTGTTTAAACTGGATGAATTAAGGCCGAAATTGACTGTCCATCCGGAATCGGGTGGCAATGCGGAGGCAGCGTGATGACTCTCCTCCTGGCGGATGAGAGCGGATAGTTGGACCGGCTTTAGGGCCTTCAGGTGAGCTTCTTCGCAGTTTTGGGTTATGACAAACCCATTGCTGGATTGGCTGGAAACAACTGGTCCGAAATCGACGGCCGTGACTTGACGACAGATCGAATCAGCCCAAGCACTGCTGGTAAGCAGAATTGCCAGGCAGATTGGCAGGAATTTTTTCACAGAGCCCTCCGGGAATTTGATCTCGTTCCCGGAATGGGGAGGGGGGGAAGATGTCTATGGACGGGGGGCTGGGTATAAAATCAAATGGCAGGCCGCTCAGAGAGCGTTCTTGTTGCGGATTTCCTCAGCGAACGTCTTTAGGGAGACATTCTCACCTGACAGATCATCGAAGGCAAATGGGTTGAGAAACTGTCGACCCCATAACAATCTGCGATCAGTTTCGTTGAGATCGGCCTTCTGGCAGACTTCATTCCAGCAATCACCAATCATCGTAAGCTGATGGCTGACAATCTCGCGGGCTTCATCTGGTGACAAGAGATATTGGTGTGCGGCGTCAAGACATGAGGAGACTCGGCTCATGCGATTGTCGCCGCCGATCAGCATGGCTTGGGTCGCCTCGTTTCCGCTGCGTCCTTGCGGGCAGATATCATACGCCGGGGTCAGGGAAAGGGTCTCGCCATTCCAGAAAGCCGCATGATTCCTGGCATGGTCGTCGGTGTTGCCGACGAGAATATTGAAGACGATACGGGCAAAGAGCTCCTTCAGCGTCGCCTGGGCCTCGGTGAATTTGTGCCGAACGATCTCAGCCAGATCCTGGTAGCTGGCGTAGCGGGCCATCATTTCATCTAGGCCCAGCAGGGTGAGGGCCGAAAGCATGGGGCGTCGTTGCCAGCCTTTTTCAGACCAGATGCGGTCAAAGCGCTCAATCAGCAAGACATCCTTTCCCAACGCCGAGGTCATATCCACCTCGGCGGCATGGAGCCCGCTCAGTTTAGCCAGACGCATGGCGATAAATTCAGCCTTGACGACACTGTAGAGATCGGTCGTCGAGGAAAATTTCGCGATATATTTCTTGTTCTGATGTTCGATAAGAGCCTTGGGACGTGCCCCGCCGATCGAGCTGCCATGATGCAGGGCCTCGTCAAGGTCTGCATTCAGGGGGACACCTTTTTCAACCCGCTCGGCGGAGCGCAGCAACTCCTCAAGGGAGGCGTTCACCGGGGATCGAGGTACATATTCGACCGGTGAAAGTTGAAAATCGAGTGCTCCGATACGATCGGAACCGGATTCGAGCAGATAGGTCAGTTCGTCAAGTTGAGAGACATCCGCGTTTTTCCCTTTGCGACCGAGCAACCGGTTCAGCAGCACCCGACGACCCCAGGCGTCCGGGGCTCCATCACGGATGCAACCGGGGATGGTCAGCCCCTTCGGCAGTGGAAGCGCCCCTGGTCGCAAAGGGAGTTCACGGTCATAGATGGAGATGGCGTTGTCTCGTTCGAGATAACTTTTGCCGTAGTTGAAAACCAGCGTGTCCCCTTCCGCCGTCAGTTTTCCGGCGACGACCGGCTCGATTTCGCCCGGCAGCCAGATCCAGACGTAGGCTTCGGTGTATTTTTCTGGCTTAGAATTCATCGTCGACCGGTTTTCTGCTGGGGTGAATATGCTTGGGAAGCAGGGCGATCCGCTCGTCGGCCTCAAGGATTCGCCCTCTTAGTGTTTCGCTATCCGCATCAAAAAGTTTGATCCCGACAAGGGTCGCGACTTCAAAGACCAGCCCGATCTTGCAGGCCATGTCACCTTTTTCAATCCGCTGCAGGGTCGCCCTGGCAATCCCGGCACGCTCAGCAAGCTCGGTTTCAGACCAGCGCCGTTGCTTGCGTCCAAGCTGGATCTGCTTGCCGAGCAGCTTGACAGCTTCCATGGTGTATTTCGAAAAAGGCCGTGCCTGAGTCATCGCTTTTCTCAATCCCGGTTTCTGGTGACAGCCGTTCAATCCTGCATTTCCTCTGTAAGACTATGCTGGATGGAGATCGT is a window encoding:
- a CDS encoding TraC family protein; the encoded protein is MGLATLLFGDGGLTKGQLARDTRRSTLSSYLPYIAYDPDTRIYLNNDDTLGLLWECSPVVFAGEKTMRALDGLFRIDFPAGTILQFILHGDPHVDPILADFKNLKGKRGELFEQISSALTDHFRTGATGGWETTGPLLRNFRVFFSAKWPRDKKANVADIAGMAEEALAGASLHPKSVTPSHLLDWLRRLLNDSPSGDLGHYDETIPIRKQAIFAETVTSKAFDHVRIGEREWRCLTPKGYPPEVNPLQTNQLFGGIEGGSSDADQLPGPFLYCLNVLLEDQKTKLHAKCNMILMQQGVGSFAPSLSRKKEEYLWATGEIDKGAKFYKIIPVMWVYDAPDKARRALDRARRLWEGQGYLMQEDRGILPVMLISALPFGLYDTGRNVDQLERDYIVPAGTVSTILPVQGDFSGVGRPQMIFASRKGQVAGLDLMDKEAINHNAFIAASSGSGKSFFINYLVTNYFSAGAKIRIIDIGGSYQKMTKMCGARYLDFTDEADICINPFTKIIEPEHDIPVIAPIIAQMVYSTTETPPSEIEMTLIKNAVRWAWDQEGNASGVDTVHRYLSDYKDHGGHNGEILAAAEKLAFNIEDFTSRGPYGRFFNGPSTFDISNDDFVVLELEHLEPKKELFRVVTLQIINAVTKDLYLSDRKTPRFVIFDEAWKFLGKSGHLQEVIEEGYRRARKFKGSFNVITQSILDLKQFGPVGDVIQGNSAFKFYLESGDFERAAAQKLINYDPFSMQMLKSVKSRKPRYSEIFMDTPFGVGVGRLMVDPFSYYAFTSDADEIAEIEDLVQEGLSYAEAIKAMVDKYRRR
- a CDS encoding TraV family lipoprotein, which codes for MRWLLLSPFLLLTLSGCLNPYAGDFKCPETDNGKCVSVEDAYHESRGNPLGMSSQPSTGDYQEALYGRMAGLLKEPETPMVVPSKVMRVLMLPYEGKDEELYLYRYAYIFTDRPRWILTDPTKTPMGEQ
- a CDS encoding TraB/VirB10 family protein, translated to MALKETWKTLAPERKRKFVLAGTIALVLLLGAGGYQMRSKPVPHPRTEEKSTSLIQSPGMLQKSLYQQSQRELAKRDRQMEELRGQLATLMEKDQDREKEGQENSPGPPSTERPVTTVDTLKYPPPPPPGTVYPAMPSQSAAPPPPEEIVAVGDIGMISAPVSEIVADKKKADGQRIYLPPSFMAATLLSGLDAPTSESAKGSPVPALLRIKDLAVLPNSVKADLKGCFVIAEGLGNLADERAHMRLVSLSCLTREGQSVIDQKIKGFLVDQDGKIGLKGRVVSRMGSAIARSMIAGFFGGLGEYVAAQNTITSTSPLGTTQTINTGDALQYGAGSGLASAFKDTQKFYLDLAKQALPVIEVGATKDVTLVIEEGIMLELRDPDKEKN
- a CDS encoding type-F conjugative transfer system secretin TraK — its product is MRWNRMQIAILGGLVWAGSLTLAYADKGISEVWPTVILPEVTTKVRLSNTDVNRLVCPDGIKDVVFSQEKGVKVKITDGNAFLKFQVIKKGEEMIYTEVPSEFYVVCGGDIYSLVGMPQRVPAQTIRLSSGKKQKIQQNLSLFNGMPLEKKILTLIRQTYTDQLPESYEVRVVNRQINLFPVLWMSFTREIVVEGEGLAVREYRVSLKSGTEPVRLTEQEFLRSELTSQPLAVAVDELLLSDGSHSRVFVVERRDPDSPSPMIKQTVDKASGSKKPVFQPVNEEGTDGP
- a CDS encoding type IV conjugative transfer system protein TraE, translated to MKFDLFVQKTSNLFAERRLLRLIVFLIGGLQVFNCLLLFSVLDQKRTILIPVGNPNKVSVSGSSADTTYLREMGRYVAGLGLSYNPGTVRQQYEELLSLFSPERFASAKEQLYEAADTVETAGASSVFFIADMTNHPEQKILDITGTRQMFVQDQKTDEKQLVYRLAYQIRDGRFWINDFAERKN
- a CDS encoding type IV conjugative transfer system protein TraL, yielding MEKKMPQYLSSPYQLLWFEPDDLSIMVIGYLLAMVFGGIFWLGMIAGPVTYGLLKRRYPRGFLRHMFYMIGWTKLHGYPTFFEEEFVE
- a CDS encoding DsbC family protein; this translates as MRFTLCLILAAFLGIQPALAEDPAGDPVDQLSQLLPNTTIDGFGPTPIPGLFEVTAGDQIFYFSPTGHLVFGEIWTKDGRSLTAERREQVIAEKIKRLPLQKSLTIGNGPHQVIEFTDPDCPFCRKVDAFFANRSDVTRHVFFYPIAGLHPKAAPKARYILCSDDRERAMREVYAGAWDSEALPPLANGCQETLLDEHLQLGGMLGVRGTPTIWVDGTAIKGADLAAIAALLDQPSKQ
- a CDS encoding OmpA family protein, which produces MKKFLPICLAILLTSSAWADSICRQVTAVDFGPVVSSQSSNGFVITQNCEEAHLKALKPVQLSALIRQEESHHAASALPPDSGWTVNFGLNSSSLNRDDLDLLNKIPHNIKVKVTGYTCSIGKEAYNDKLSRSRAEAVANYLQSRGVTLTTVIGKGECCPVSTTDLSKNRRVVIEEEK
- a CDS encoding type II toxin-antitoxin system HipA family toxin, with the translated sequence MNSKPEKYTEAYVWIWLPGEIEPVVAGKLTAEGDTLVFNYGKSYLERDNAISIYDRELPLRPGALPLPKGLTIPGCIRDGAPDAWGRRVLLNRLLGRKGKNADVSQLDELTYLLESGSDRIGALDFQLSPVEYVPRSPVNASLEELLRSAERVEKGVPLNADLDEALHHGSSIGGARPKALIEHQNKKYIAKFSSTTDLYSVVKAEFIAMRLAKLSGLHAAEVDMTSALGKDVLLIERFDRIWSEKGWQRRPMLSALTLLGLDEMMARYASYQDLAEIVRHKFTEAQATLKELFARIVFNILVGNTDDHARNHAAFWNGETLSLTPAYDICPQGRSGNEATQAMLIGGDNRMSRVSSCLDAAHQYLLSPDEAREIVSHQLTMIGDCWNEVCQKADLNETDRRLLWGRQFLNPFAFDDLSGENVSLKTFAEEIRNKNAL
- a CDS encoding helix-turn-helix transcriptional regulator; translated protein: MRKAMTQARPFSKYTMEAVKLLGKQIQLGRKQRRWSETELAERAGIARATLQRIEKGDMACKIGLVFEVATLVGIKLFDADSETLRGRILEADERIALLPKHIHPSRKPVDDEF